A part of Ptychodera flava strain L36383 chromosome 11, AS_Pfla_20210202, whole genome shotgun sequence genomic DNA contains:
- the LOC139144160 gene encoding lon protease homolog 2, peroxisomal-like, producing MASRITIPKRLPLLLISDGVLLPGSSMRIPVQSPKNMHMVKKHLLKSNTLSSTIIGVITREKGAQDEDINTLHSIGTAAVVVQVTGTNWPRPAYSLLLTGLCRFKLEDLLQDIPYPIGRVRQLDKLPGEDLDEIQDEELSALAENFREQANKLVDMLDITIPIVAKLKKMLDSLPTQNLPDIFASIVKATSTEKLSILDSVDLAERFKKTLPLLVRQVEGLKLLRQSRRNNNIVRIKHTDRPMILGKSRKLGMDPSDEEDQDGDEIVDLERKLNAAKLPEHADKAARKELKRLKKMPSALPDYSLTRNYLELMTELPWSKTTSDTLDIAQARLDLDADHYGLEKLKKRVIEYLAVRQLKNSLKGPILCFVGPPGVGKTSVGRSIARTLGREFHRISIGGVSDQSDIRGHRRTYIGAMPGRIIHGLKTVGVNNPVFLLDEIDKLSKGIHGDPAAALLEVLDPEQNNSFVDHYLNVPFDLSQVLFIATANSISTIPAPLLDRMEVISVPGYTQEEKLMIAERHLIQKQLKEHGLSQEHLQFPEDALKMIISRYTREAGVRSLERKLGALCRAVAVKVAENTSTKSRDASMATEKTAPKEDKVASEEMEKESVAIATTLAHPPEMPIVLDEHAIQDILGPPMFENEMSERLGQPGVAVGLAWTAVGGEIMFVEATKMDGEGQLTLTGQLGDVMKESARIALNWVRSHVAQCGIQVSAGTDLMENTDVHIHFPAGAINKDGPSAGVTVVTVLVSLFSGRCVHSDIAMTGEVTLRGLVLPVGGIKDKVLAAHRAGIKKVILPKRNEKDLIEIPANVKSDLEFIFATRLEDVLQAAFDGGFEKMSVEMSVPSKL from the exons ATGGCGTCGCGCATTACCATCCCGAAACGTCTTCCTCTGTTGCTGATCTCTGACGGTGTTCTGCTGCCGGGGTCGTCGATGAGAATACCTGTGCAGTCTCCCAAGAA CATGCACATGGTGAAGAAGCATTTACTGAAGTCCAATACTCTCAGCAGTACAATAATTGGTGTCATTACCAGAGAAAAAGGTGCACAG GATGAAGACATCAATACATTACATTCTATCGGCACTGCTGCAGTGGTTGTACAGGTGACGGGTACAAACTGGCCAAGACCTGCCTACTCACTGTTACTGACTGGACTCTGTCGATTCAAGTTGGAAGATTTACTACAAGATATACCATACCCTATAGGTCGGGTCAGGCAGTTAGATAAATTACCAGGTGAAGATCTTG ATGAAATCCAAGATGAAGAGTTGTCAGCTCTGGCTGAGAATTTCCGAGAGCAAGCCAATAAACTGGTTGACATGTTGGATATCACTATACCCATCGTTGCTAAATTGAAG AAAATGTTGGATAGTTTGCCAACACAGAATCTACCAGATATATTTGCATCTATTGTGAAAGCAACATCCACAGAAAAGTTATCG ATTTTGGACTCTGTTGATTTAGCTGAAAGATTTAAGAAGACACTGCCTCTCCTAGTTAGACAGGTAGAGGGCCTCAAACTACTCAGACAATCCAGGAGAAATAACAACATTGTAAGGATAAAACACACAGACAGGCCCATGATCCTTGGAAAATCTAGAAAACTTGGAATGGATCCATCGGACGAGGAAGATCAGGATGGAGATGAAATTGTTGATTTGGAAAGAAAACTAAA TGCTGCCAAGTTACCAGAACATGCTGACAAAGCTGCCAGGAAAGAATTGAAACGTTTGAAGAAGATGCCGTCTGCTTTACCAGACTACAGCCTGACAAGGAATTACCTGGAATTGATGACGGAATTGCCATGGTCTAAAACCACCTCTGATACCCTGGATATTGCACAAGCCAG ACTTGACCTTGATGCTGACCATTATGGTCTGGAGAAGTTGAAGAAACGTGTGATAGAGTACTTGGCTGTTAGACAGTTGAAGAACTCGCTGAAGGGACCAATCCTGTGCTTTGTTGGACCGCCAGGTGTTGGCAAGACCAGTGTTGGTAGATCCATTGCCAGGACCCTTGGAAGAGAGTTCCATAG AATATCCATCGGTGGAGTATCCGACCAATCTGACATCCGAGGTCATCGGCGTACATACATCGGAGccatgcctggcaggataatcCATGGACTGAAGACAGTCGGAGTCAACAATCCGGTTTTTCTCCTTGATGAAATTGACAAACTA aGTAAAGGTATCCATGGAGACCCAGCTGCAGCACTGTTAGAAGTCCTTGACCCTGAACAAAATAACTCATTTGTTGATCA TTATCTCAATGTGCCCTTTGACCTCTCACAAGTGTTGTTCATAGCAACAGCAAACAGCATCTCCACCATACCAGCTCCATTGCTTGACAGAATGGAAGTCATTTCAGTTCCTGGCTACACACAGGAAGAGAAACTGATGATTGCAGAACGCCACCTTATTCAGAAACAGTTGAAAGAACATGGACTCAGTCAAGAACATCTTCAGTTTCCTGAGGATGCCTTAAAAATGATCA TTTCCAGGTATACCCGTGAAGCTGGCGTCAGATCCCTGGAGAGAAAGCTTGGTGCTCTGTGTCGTGCTGTAGCCGTAAAAGTCGCTGAGAACACAAGCACGAAGAGCAGAGATGCTTCCATGGCAACTGAGAAAACGGCTCCCAAGGAAGACAAAGTGGCATCTGAGGAGATGGAGAAGGAATCTGTGGCCATAGCAACCACACTAGCTCATCCTCCGGAAATGCCAATCGTCCTTGATGAGCATGCTATCCAGGATATCTTGGGA CCACCAATGTTTGAGAATGAGATGTCAGAACGGCTTGGTCAACCAGGTGTAGCTGTAG gTCTGGCATGGACAGCTGTGGGAGGAGAAATCATGTTTGTAGAAGCCACCAAGATGGATGGTGAAGGTCAGTTGACATTGACAGGACAGTTAGGAGATGTGATGAAAGAATCAGCTAGAATTGCTCTGAACTGGGTCCGTAGCCATGTTGCACAG TGTGGCATCCAGGTATCAGCTGGTACTGATCTGATGGAGAACACAGATGTTCATATTCATTTCCCAGCTGGTGCAATCAACAAGGATGGTCCATCTGCTGGTGTTACCGTTGTCACTGTGCTCGTCTCACTCTTCAG TGGCCGATGTGTACATTCTGATATTGCAATGACTGGTGAAGTTACCTTACGTGGCTTAGTCTTACCA GTTGGTGGGATCAAGGATAAAGTGTTAGCTGCTCACAGAGCTGGTATCAAGAAAGTGATTTTACCAAAGAGAAATGAGAAAGACCTGATTGAAATACCTGCCAATGTGAAG tctGACTTAGAATTCATATTTGCTACGAGACTGGAGGATGTCTTGCAAGCAGCCTTTGATGGAGGTTTTGAAAAGATGTCAGTTGAAATGTCTGTACCTAGCAAACTGTGA